The Labeo rohita strain BAU-BD-2019 chromosome 14, IGBB_LRoh.1.0, whole genome shotgun sequence genomic interval AGTCGATGATGTGAAGTACGTGGCTGTGAAGAAAAAGCACCAGGGATTCATCACAGGTGAAAAACTCAGTTTTACCGAATCGCCGTGCAGTAGCAAATCCACACGTGATTCCAGTGAAATAGAGAATGTggatattattaataacaattattgTCATTGCCATACTCCACAAACTGTGAGTAATAGCAGTAAAAGCGCACATGATGCTGAGTTTGATTATAATGCAACTGAGTCTTTGACAGCAAGGGTGCTCAGCGTGACAGCTGATGCCAAAAGTGGCAAAACAGGGGCTGTTTTTGCTCTTGTGGCCATAAAATCTCCACTAAGTGAGCTGCGACATGATGCAAAGGGAAAAACAAGCTTAGATGCTGAACCGCCACCTGCAGCGACTGCTGAGCGAACTCTGAAAGTCAAAGCGTGTGTTGCCGGAGAAGGTTTTCTCTACAGGTCTCTGAGAGCCAAACGAAAGGAGCTTGAGGCGCAGGGTTCGCCACAACTGCGAAGGTGTAGTAAACTCACCAGATCTGGTGGTAATGAGGCTAAAGCCTCAGATGAAATTCCTTTGGGACCAATGGAGCATGAGTGGCTTGTGAAATCAGCAACGGGATGTTGGCGTCAGATTTACAGCCTCCTGCTGAAAGACCCTCAGCTGGCAGCGAAGCCAAATTTCATGTCTGGATTCACAATCCTGCACTGGGCTGCTAAAAGCGGAAACGGTGAAATGGTGTGTAAAGTCATTGATGTTTCCAGACAGAGAGGTGACGCAGGGATCGATGTGAATGCTAAGTCTTATGACGGGTACACGGCACTCCACATAGCCGCCATTCACAGCCGTGAACGTGTGATATCGCTGCTGGTGTGTGAATATGGTGCCAACACTAACATACGGGACAATAGTGGTAAAAAACCCTATCATTATCTAAATCCAGACGTGTCTGTTGAAATCAGAAAGATGCTCGGAGACCCTCACAGCCTGCAGCGGGACGCCCAGAATCACTCAGACCTCCCGAAAGGATTCAACACCCTGGGTAAACTATTTCAGCCCCACATCACTGGACAAAAGAAGAAATACAGACGCCGACCAAGCTTCCACTTCGTCAGAGATGATCATGAAGATCCCAGAAAGAACgtcgcaattaatcgcaaaCTGCTGCAGTAAAATATCCCAACTGAAAGATAACGCACTCTAAAAATAGACTTATTTGTTGTAGGTTTAATATAATGTGTTGTTAATTTAACTGGTGATTGTACAGTGACAGATTTGCGTCTACAGATGATTATGTTTGTTAATGAGGTTAATAAGTAAcaagaaaatgtgttttagcactAACATAGCCGAAAGGCTGAAAAACATGTCCAGCtcatatgaaataaaattggCTTAAGTGTTATGTAAATATTGGGTCACAATGACACTTTCATGAAAATGTAAGTGTTTTTCCACTAAAATTCTCATGctgtaaatgcaaaacaaactaatttaaaggaatagcttgtcccaaaatgtgttaaaattttacatttaatgccattttaataatttaatacactCATGAtgtaggtgagtttgtttcctcatcagatttggaggaatgtagcattacatcagttgctcaccaatggatcctttgtagtgaatgggtgccgtcagaatgagagtccaaacggctgataaaaacattacaataatccacaagtaatccacaccactccagtccatcatttatcatcttgtgaagccaaaaccTGCATGTTTatgagaaacaaatccatcattacgatgtttttaacttcaaaccattgctaaTGGATAAAATACAAATCCATAATTCTTAACGCTTCATCCCCTATTgcctttcacatcaaaatctaGAGCTGTTTAGGCTTGTAAAACCCCCtgtttctctcctgattcagatgagatgacTATTCCAATGTCGAAAgcaatattcaatatataaaatGGTTAGAGGACTCAT includes:
- the sowahab gene encoding ankyrin repeat domain-containing protein SOWAHA translates to MALTQDMILTFLLERGGKVKNSELVSKFKGLINSSDPAEKKQNRELFKRLVNNVAVVKQVDDVKYVAVKKKHQGFITGEKLSFTESPCSSKSTRDSSEIENVDIINNNYCHCHTPQTVSNSSKSAHDAEFDYNATESLTARVLSVTADAKSGKTGAVFALVAIKSPLSELRHDAKGKTSLDAEPPPAATAERTLKVKACVAGEGFLYRSLRAKRKELEAQGSPQLRRCSKLTRSGGNEAKASDEIPLGPMEHEWLVKSATGCWRQIYSLLLKDPQLAAKPNFMSGFTILHWAAKSGNGEMVCKVIDVSRQRGDAGIDVNAKSYDGYTALHIAAIHSRERVISLLVCEYGANTNIRDNSGKKPYHYLNPDVSVEIRKMLGDPHSLQRDAQNHSDLPKGFNTLGKLFQPHITGQKKKYRRRPSFHFVRDDHEDPRKNVAINRKLLQ